The following proteins come from a genomic window of Anaerolineae bacterium:
- the dnaN gene encoding DNA polymerase III subunit beta translates to MKFTINKTDILDVLSNIQGLTGHKSSLAITETVLIQTTDSGIKIAATDLETGFVGLYPAKVASQGTIAINARKLYEIVKEFPSNEININEIENHWVEISNNKVNYHIVGMNPDDFPEIPTIEDISFLKIKSAAFKKMIDKTIIISVATDDRRVHINGIYFEKIKINNQNTIRMVSTDGSRLSLVDYIPESAAGKFDIPLEAGIIIPKKGLTEVNRFLDQKGDVQTGNKDNHFIVKKDTETIIIRLLEGEFPKYSEIIDKGDASIITINRKMFLNMLKRMSILYSDNYKGVVFNFHKDKLIITATNPDLGESKEDMDIDYKGNKIETAFNPKFFIDTLNIIDDDDIVLNIIDEQKPCFIEGKEDKQFLSVIMPMRI, encoded by the coding sequence ATGAAGTTTACTATTAACAAGACAGATATATTGGATGTATTGTCAAACATTCAAGGTTTAACCGGGCATAAAAGCAGCTTGGCTATTACTGAAACAGTTTTAATACAAACAACAGATTCGGGTATAAAAATTGCGGCCACCGATCTTGAAACAGGTTTTGTGGGATTATATCCTGCAAAAGTAGCCTCACAGGGAACAATAGCTATTAATGCAAGAAAACTATACGAGATAGTAAAAGAGTTTCCATCCAATGAAATAAATATTAATGAAATAGAAAATCATTGGGTGGAAATCAGCAATAATAAGGTTAATTATCATATAGTTGGAATGAATCCTGACGATTTTCCTGAAATTCCAACTATAGAGGATATTTCTTTTTTAAAAATCAAATCAGCGGCTTTTAAAAAAATGATAGATAAAACCATCATTATAAGTGTTGCTACAGATGACAGAAGAGTCCATATCAATGGAATATATTTTGAAAAAATAAAAATTAATAATCAAAATACAATTAGGATGGTTTCCACGGATGGCAGCAGGCTTTCGCTGGTTGATTATATTCCCGAGTCCGCAGCAGGCAAATTTGATATACCATTAGAAGCAGGTATTATTATTCCCAAAAAGGGTCTGACCGAAGTAAACAGGTTTCTTGATCAAAAAGGCGATGTGCAGACAGGAAATAAAGACAACCATTTTATTGTTAAAAAAGATACGGAAACCATTATAATAAGACTTCTTGAAGGTGAATTTCCAAAATATAGTGAAATTATTGATAAAGGAGATGCAAGTATTATTACTATTAATAGAAAAATGTTTCTAAATATGTTGAAAAGAATGTCTATATTATATTCTGATAATTATAAAGGAGTGGTATTTAATTTTCATAAAGACAAACTAATAATTACCGCCACCAATCCTGATTTAGGTGAATCAAAAGAGGATATGGATATAGATTATAAAGGAAATAAAATTGAGACCGCGTTTAATCCAAAATTCTTTATAGACACATTAAATATAATTGATGATGATGATATTGTTTTAAATATAATTGATGAACAGAAGCCATGTTTTATTGAGGGAAAAGAGGATAAACAATTTTTAAGTGTTATTATGCCGATGAGAATTTAA
- the gyrB gene encoding DNA topoisomerase (ATP-hydrolyzing) subunit B, with product MENIYDASSIDVLEGLEAVRLRPSMYVGNVDVEGLHHLVYEVVDNSIDEAMAGYCNLIKVTVHTDNSISVEDNGRGIPVGIHKTEKVPAVEVVLTKLHAGGKFDHDSYKVSGGLHGVGISVVNALSADFEVEIYKDNKIYYQTYKKGIKNSELSIIGKTDKKGTKIHFSPDLDIFNTNNFVYEILSRRLRELAFLNKGLNINIEDERSDTKEKFFYKGGIVAFVEYLNRRHISLHKPIFIEGEKNDVQIEIVIQYNDTFKEKIFSFANNIHTTEGGFHLIGFKAALTRTLNQYASTANLSKNLHAKISGDDVREGLTAIISIRIKNPQFEGQTKTKLGNSEVKGLVESLVNEKLSAFLEENPSVAKKIVEKAVDAARARDAAKRARDLARKQGSLLDSTLPGKLAECQFLEPSERELFVVEGDSAGGSAKQGRDRKFQAILPLKGKILNVEKSRFDKILRSEEIRNIITVLGTGVGKEEYNIENIRYHKIIIMTDADVDGSHIRTLLLTLFYRQMPNIIDKGYLYIAQPPLFKLGKGKTAVYIKNETEFNDYILKRACNNKSVKIAKDEKTLSEHNLYLFLCDLAEYFENMSKLESRGIKQDFIELLIRQGVENVKFLKDKQQMTHLKDLLLKNGYSVDGPSWNQERDIYEIMVSPKESIYQDALATAISGREMKPVKIGRGFVCSSDYQRCLVIEKNILKFDYPPFLVFNNDKTGVDIVKNDKKELLSFLIAEGKNGLAVQRYKGLGEMNPDQLWETTMDPNKRTLLQIKIEDLVEADEIFTILMGEEVEPRREFIQNNALNVSVLDI from the coding sequence ATGGAAAACATTTATGATGCAAGCAGTATAGATGTACTTGAAGGCCTTGAAGCTGTGAGATTGAGGCCTTCAATGTATGTTGGGAATGTGGATGTTGAAGGGCTTCATCATCTTGTTTATGAGGTTGTTGATAACAGTATAGATGAAGCTATGGCCGGATATTGTAATTTGATTAAGGTCACCGTCCATACCGACAATAGCATCAGTGTTGAAGATAACGGCAGGGGTATTCCTGTTGGTATTCATAAAACTGAAAAAGTGCCGGCTGTTGAGGTTGTGTTAACAAAGCTTCATGCAGGAGGAAAATTCGATCACGATTCTTATAAGGTATCCGGCGGGCTGCATGGTGTTGGAATATCGGTTGTAAATGCTCTTTCGGCAGATTTTGAAGTAGAAATATATAAAGACAACAAAATTTATTATCAAACCTATAAAAAAGGGATAAAGAATAGTGAGTTAAGCATAATAGGAAAGACAGATAAAAAGGGCACCAAGATTCATTTTTCTCCCGATCTTGATATTTTTAATACAAACAATTTCGTTTACGAAATACTTAGTAGAAGACTCAGGGAACTTGCTTTTTTAAATAAAGGCTTAAATATAAATATTGAAGATGAACGTTCCGACACAAAAGAAAAGTTTTTTTACAAAGGAGGAATAGTAGCGTTTGTTGAATATCTTAACAGGAGACACATCTCTCTTCACAAACCTATATTTATTGAAGGAGAAAAAAATGATGTTCAAATTGAAATAGTAATACAATATAATGATACTTTTAAAGAAAAGATATTTTCTTTTGCAAACAATATTCATACGACAGAAGGTGGTTTTCATTTAATCGGATTTAAGGCCGCCCTTACGCGCACACTAAATCAGTATGCATCCACAGCAAACCTGTCTAAAAACCTTCATGCAAAAATTAGCGGCGATGATGTTCGGGAAGGATTGACCGCAATAATAAGCATCAGAATAAAGAATCCTCAATTTGAAGGACAGACAAAAACTAAATTAGGCAACAGTGAAGTAAAAGGGCTTGTTGAATCTCTTGTTAATGAAAAGTTAAGTGCGTTTTTAGAAGAGAATCCTTCTGTTGCTAAGAAGATTGTAGAAAAAGCAGTTGATGCTGCAAGAGCGAGAGACGCCGCAAAAAGGGCAAGGGATCTGGCAAGGAAACAGGGCTCGTTGCTTGATTCCACGCTTCCAGGCAAGTTGGCTGAGTGCCAATTTTTAGAACCTTCAGAAAGAGAACTCTTTGTTGTAGAGGGTGATTCCGCCGGTGGCAGCGCAAAACAGGGTAGAGATAGAAAGTTCCAGGCTATTTTGCCGTTAAAGGGGAAAATATTAAATGTTGAAAAATCTCGTTTTGATAAAATTTTGCGCAGCGAGGAAATTAGAAACATAATCACCGTGCTTGGCACAGGGGTCGGGAAAGAAGAATATAACATCGAAAACATTAGATATCATAAGATAATTATTATGACTGATGCCGATGTTGACGGTTCTCACATAAGAACGCTTTTATTGACACTCTTTTATCGACAAATGCCCAACATAATCGATAAAGGATATTTATATATTGCTCAGCCACCATTATTTAAGTTGGGCAAAGGAAAAACAGCGGTTTATATTAAGAATGAGACCGAATTTAATGATTATATTTTAAAACGAGCATGCAATAATAAAAGTGTAAAAATCGCAAAGGATGAAAAAACACTTTCTGAACATAACCTTTATCTTTTTTTATGTGATCTTGCAGAATATTTTGAAAACATGTCAAAACTTGAGTCTCGCGGTATAAAACAGGATTTTATCGAGTTGTTGATAAGACAAGGGGTTGAAAACGTAAAATTTTTAAAAGACAAGCAGCAGATGACACACCTCAAAGACCTGTTGTTAAAAAATGGTTACAGCGTTGATGGGCCGAGCTGGAATCAAGAAAGAGATATATATGAAATTATGGTTAGCCCTAAAGAGAGTATATATCAGGATGCTTTGGCAACAGCCATATCAGGCAGAGAAATGAAACCGGTTAAAATCGGCAGAGGATTTGTGTGTTCGTCGGATTATCAGAGATGTCTTGTTATAGAAAAAAACATATTAAAATTTGATTATCCTCCATTTTTGGTCTTTAATAATGATAAAACAGGTGTTGATATTGTTAAAAACGACAAAAAAGAGCTTTTATCCTTTTTAATAGCAGAGGGTAAGAATGGTCTGGCTGTTCAGAGATATAAAGGCCTTGGCGAAATGAACCCTGACCAGCTATGGGAAACCACCATGGATCCCAACAAGAGAACTTTGCTACAGATAAAGATTGAGGATCTGGTAGAAGCGGATGAAATTTTTACGATCCTGATGGGAGAAGAGGTTGAGCCGCGAAGAGAGTTTATCCAAAACAACGCTCTTAATGTCAGCGTGCTTGACATATAA